The Bradyrhizobium sp. CCBAU 051011 DNA segment CTCGTGGCCGAGCACCAGCGCAAGCCGGGTCAGGAACAGCGCCTCGCGGTCGGGCCCGGCCATATCGATCGCCTTCGCCAGCGTCTCGTAGGCGGTCTCGAAGTCTTCAAACGGCATCGCGCTCATGGCATCTCGCTTCCCAGGCAAATGCCTGCGGTTCTCAGGATCTCGGAGGGGACAGCCGCCTTCCATCGCCCGGCGATGTGCAGGTCCGGCCGCAGCAGATAGAGCGTGCCGGGTGCTGCAGCAAACAGGCGGGCGATTTCCCCGCCATGATCAGCGATTGTCTTTGCGCCGGATATGGAGGTCTGTGAGCCCACGACAATGGCTGCGAACCGCTTGTCGATCCGGCCGAGATGTTCGATCGATGCCAACTGTTCGGCGGTGGGTTGTGCCTCGCAGAACAGGATCGCCGTCAGGCCATGGCCGGCGTAGTCGAGCAGGTAGCTTCCGTCGGCCAGCCCAGCGTTCGACGCGACACTGCCGCAGGCTGGCCCGCCGGCAAAGGCTGCATCGCGTGCGGCATAGGGTTCAGCACACTGTCCGAATAGGTGTAGGGCTGCATCTGGCGCGGATTGGCCAGTCCCCGCGGAAATTCGTGCTTCAAGCTGAGCGACAACGCAGCCTCGCGCGCGAGCCGCCAGCCGCGCGTCGGCGGCGTCATGAAGCGCGTGCTTTTGGTGGCGTTGGCGAACACATCGAGCGTGGCGCCGCGCCGCTCCGGCGAATAGCTGTCGAGCAGCCGGTCGTCAGCCTCGCCATGGAGCACAAGCGCAAGCTTCCAGCCGATGTTTTCGGCATCCGCGAGACCATTGTTCAGTCCGCGCACGCCGAAAATCGGCACGATATGCGCGGCATCGCCGATGAAGAACACCCGCTCGTGCCGGTAATCATCGAGGCACAAGGTATTGGCGGAATAGACGCTCCACCATTCCAGCTCCCACGGTTTTGTGTGGCCGATATCGGCAAGGATCGCACTGACGCGTGCGCGGATATTCTCCTCCTTCAGGGCTTCTTCCTCGCTCTCACCTTCCCGAAGCTGATAGTCCACGCGCCAGATATCGTCCGGCTGCTTGTGGATCAGCACCGTGCCGCCGGGATTGCCGCTCGGTTCAAAGAACGCCCGACGCTCGGTTGGAAAATCATGGTCCATGCGGATGTCGGCGATCACATACCGGCCTTCGTAATTGTCACCTTTCAAGCGAAGCCCGAGCATCGACCGGATTGGCGAGCGTGCACCGTCGGCGGCCAGCAGATAGAGAGCGTCGAGAAAGTAATCCCCCTCCGGCGATGAAATGCGGGCAGAAATACCATCTACTTGGCGCTCGAGGCCGGATAATTCGCTCTGCCAGCGCATGTCGATGAGATTGTTGGCGGCCACCGCATCGTGCAGGAATTTCTCGATGTACTGCTGCTGCAGATTGTACATCGGCAGATATTTTTCGCCCGGCGGCTGCGGCATCTCCAGCCGGAAAATCTGCTCGCCGCGGTAGTAGCTGCGGCCGAACCGCCAGCCGAGCGCCTTCTCGACAAACGGTGCGACCGCGCCGACTCGCTCCAGGATATGCATGCTCGGCCGCGCGATGCAGATCGCACGGCTGCCATCATTAAAAGTGTCCTTGCGATCGATCAGCACGCTCCTGATGCCGTACCGCGCCAGCACCAGCGCCGCCGTCATGCCGATCGGGCCGGCCCCCACGATCAGGACGGGATGCCGAGCCGTGACGCCGTCAAGCTCGGGGACGCGCCGCGCCGCGAAGCGCGGATAGTCGAAATAGAGCGACTCCAGCGGTCCCTTGCCGGCAGGCCTCATACCTCCCTCCGTCTATTTCTTGCGGGCGAGAAATTCCCCCATCAACCGCTGCGGCTCGCCGGTCAAAAAGGACTGCCCGAACACGCCGACGCTCAAATTGACGGATTCGGTCAACGGCAACTCCTCCCATTGCCGCAACAGCGCCTTCTGGATGCGCAACGCCTCGGGTCCGCATTCGAGGAGCGCGTTCACCGTATGCTCGACCGCGGCATCGAGCCCGCCTTCCTTCGCGACTACGTCGACCAGGCCCCAGGCGAGCGCGGTGGGCGCGTCGATATTTTCGGCCGTCATCACCAGCCAGCGGGCGCGGCCCCAACCGATCAGCCGCGGCAATAGCGCAGCGTGGATCACCGAGGGGATGCCGACGCGCACTTCCGGCATGCCGAATTTGGCGTCGTGGGCGGCGATCCGGAAATCGCAGGCGGCGGCGACTTCGAGGCCACCGCCGAGGCACCAGCCCGGCAGTCGCGCGATCACCGGCGCTGGAAACTGGCGCACGGCCTCGCAGAGGTCGCGCAGCCGCGTGATGAAAGCTTCCGCGGATTTCTGATCGAGCTTCGCCATCTCCTTGATGTCCGCGCCGCCGATCATGCTCTTCTCGCTCTGGCCGGCCAGGATCACCGCGCGGATATCGGGCTCAGTGGCGAGCTTCTCAAACCCCTCGCGGACGCCGTTGGTGACCGCGGAAGACAGGATATTGAGGCTGCCCGCATTGCAGATCGAGAGCCGAACGACGCCTCTGCCGTCGCGGTCGATGCCGCAATGGGGATTGAGCATTTCCATTTTGTTTTTCCGGGCCTTGTTTTGGATGGTGACGCCACTTCCGGGACATTGCGCCGGCTTGTCAAGGGCAGGTGGGCAGGGCCGTTGCGCGCGGGAGGTCTTCCGTATAAAATGACGATCATCATTCAAAGGGGGCTGCCATGACTATGGCTGATACCGTCGATCTCTTCTCGGCAACCGCGCGAAGGCAGCGGGTGGTGGACTGGCAGGCGCCCGGGCCGGTGGCGAAAGCAGCCGCCGGCATGTCCGGTCTGGAGACGATGTGCGCGATCCGGGACGGCATCATGCCACCGCCGCCGATGGCCCGGCTGATCGGCTTCCGGATGGCCGTTGCAGAGCCCGGCCGCATCGTAATGGAACTCGATCCGCACGAGAGCCTCGAAAATACCATCGGCCTGCTCCATGGCGCGACATCAGCGGCGTTACTGGATACCGCCATGGGTTGTGCCATTGCAACTATGCAGCCTGCCGGGCAGACCTCCGTCACGCTGGACCTCAAGCTGACCTTTCTGCGGCCGTTATCGGTGCGTTCAGGCACGATCGCGGCGGAAGGCAAAGTGGTAAAGCTCGGCCGCCAGACCAGTTATGCCGAAGGCTTCGTCCGCGACGGCGTCGGCGATCTTGCAGTGCACGCAACCGCGACCTTCTCGATGATACCAGGTGGAAACGCGAAATAGATGCAGCATTTCCCGCGCACAACTGCTATTATATGACCACGGACATTTAATGGGACGCGTCAATGCGCTATTCGAAAGAGCACAAGCAGGAGACCCACGCACGGATCGTGAAAAAGGCCTCGGTGCGGCTTCGCGAGAAGGGCGCCCACGGCATCGGCGTCGCCGACCTGATGAAGGAGGCGGGGCTGACCCATGGCGGTTTCTACGCGCATTTCGATTCCCGCGAGGCGCTGGTGATCGAGGCCTTTGCCTACGCGATGGACCGCTCGGTCGAGCATTGGCGCAAGATCGCCGCTGAAACCCCGCCGGAGAAGCGGTTGTCGACGATCGTCGATTCCTACGTCTCGACGGTGCATCGCGACGATCCCGGTCGCGGTTGCGCGGTGCCCACGCTCGGCGCCGAGATTGCCCGGGAAAGCGCAAAAACACGAAGAGCCTTTTCCGCCAAGCTGGAACAATTGATCGATGTGATGGCCGACCAGATTCCGGACGTGCCGCGCAAGACCGCGCGCAAGCAGGCGATGGGAACGCTGGCGACTATGATGGGCACGCTGGTAATGTCGCGCGTGGCGGGCAGCGGAGAGCTTTCCGAGGAGATTCTTCTCGCCGGCCGCGAGGCGGCGCTCGGACGCGCGGTTGCGGCAAAGCCAGCGGCGAAGAAGGCACGGGCGAAGGCGAATTGAATTGTAGATTGTAGGGTGGGTTAGCGCAGCGTAACCCGCCGAAAGTCTCGACATGCGGCACGTCCGCGGTGGGTTACGGCTTCGCCTAACCCACCCTAGGGCGCATTGCGTCACTAAGGTGCTCACCCTTTCCATCTGAGGCGGAGCACGAGTCGCAAGCGCAGTGCCGTCATGTTTCCATCCATTCCATTGACTGTGGTAGGGCCCCGGACTCGGCGAACTCTTGGACAGCAGTCAATCCCCGCTCGAAAGAGATGACGTATTCTCGCGCAAATTCCGTGTGGTGAACCAGCCCCACGTAGCAAGTCATGATTGGATGCGTGCTCGCCTGAGCGCCGCGGCTCGCATAGTACGGCGGATTACGGTGGCCATAGGTGAAGGAGAGGACGGTGTCATCGCCGCCCACGACGAACGAGAGATGGTTACCGTTGGCCGCTTCGAGGATAATGATGTTGAGCATCTTGCGTGCCCGCGCCTCCTCGCTGGCAAGGCGGATCACTCTTTCAAGTTCGGTTGGCGTTGAAATTCGGGCGGCCGGCTCGGCGTCGTGAACGCTGATCGAAAGATCCGCCATTTCGCTCCGCTAGCTAGATTAGGCCCATCTTACGGCTCACCTTCCGCCAAACAGCGCCCGCTCGCTTTCCACCGTCTCGCAGATGTAATCGGCCACCGCGCGAATGCGCGCCAGGTCCTTGCTGTCGGCATGCATCAGCATCCAGAACGTGCGCGAAATCCTGACCTCATCAGGCAATACCGGTCGCAATTCCGGATGCGCCGTCGCCATGAAGTGCGGCAGCACCGCAATCCCGAAGCCTGCGATGGTGGCGTTGAGTTGTGCGATCAGGTTGGCGCTGCGGAATTTGGCGGAAATCTTCGGCGAGACCTGGGGCAGGTAATCCAGTTCCGGGGTGAACAGCAGTTCCTCGATATAGCCGACGAAGCGGTGCCCGGGCAGGTCGCTGCGCGAGGCGATCTTCGGCGCGCGGTCGAGATAGGCAGGGGCGGCGTAGAGGCCGAGGCTGTAGTCGAGCAGCTTGCGCCCGACGATCCGCCCTTCCTTGGGCATGGTCAGGCTGATCGCGATATCCGCTTCCCGCTTCGACAGGCTGAACAGCCGTGCGGTGGCGACGAGCTGCAGATCGAGATCGGGATACCGCTCGGTGAACTTCAGAAGCCGCGCGGCCAGGAAGTGGCTGCCGAAACCGTCGGGGGCGCCGATCCGGACCGTGCCGGTGAGCTGGGCGCGGGAGCCGCCGACCGCCTCCTGGTTGGCGACGATGGTGGATTCCATCGCTTCCGCGCTGTCGGCGACGCGCTGGCCGGCTTCGGTCAGGAGATAGCCGGTCTTGCGGCGGTCGAACAGTTTGGCGGAGTGATGCCGTTCCAGCCGGTCGACACGGCGGATCACGGTGGCATGATCGACCGATAGCTGCTTGGCGGCAGCGGAAACCGATCCGCCGCGCACAATGGCGAGGACGAAACGGAAGTCATCCCAGTCGATCGAACGGTCGCCTTGATCCAGCATTTCCGCACATCTATGGTGCAATTTATCGGACTTGTATCCTAAGAAATGCAGGTCAAAAAGGGGCTCGAAAGCGATCCCACGCGGGACCTTAGGGAGATTATCCATGCGCTCAATCGGACACTTTATCGGCGGCAAAGAGGTCAAGGGAACGTCCGGACGGACGGCCGACGTGTTCGAGCCGATGACCGGCGAGGTTCAGGCCAAGGTGGCGCTGGCCTCCAAGGCCGAAGTCCGCGCGGCCGTCGAGAACGCCGCGCTGGCCCAGCCCGAATGGGCCAACACCAATCCGCAGCGCCGCGCGCGCATCATGATGAAGTTCCTCGAACTGGTGCAGCGCGACTACGACAAGCTTGCCGAACTTCTGGCGCGCGAGCACGGCAAGACCGTGCCCGACGCCAAGGGCGACATCCAGCGCGGCCTCGAGGTCGTGGAATTCGCCTGCGGCATCCCGCATCTGATGAAGGGCGAGTACACCGAAGGCGCCGGCCCCGGCATCGACATCTATTCGATGCGGCAGCCCTTGGGTGTGGTCGCCGGCATCACGCCGTTCAATTTCCCGGCG contains these protein-coding regions:
- a CDS encoding DUF2783 domain-containing protein translates to MSAMPFEDFETAYETLAKAIDMAGPDREALFLTRLALVLGHEVGDIAVFRKAIKTALEDLE
- a CDS encoding FAD-dependent monooxygenase; its protein translation is MRPAGKGPLESLYFDYPRFAARRVPELDGVTARHPVLIVGAGPIGMTAALVLARYGIRSVLIDRKDTFNDGSRAICIARPSMHILERVGAVAPFVEKALGWRFGRSYYRGEQIFRLEMPQPPGEKYLPMYNLQQQYIEKFLHDAVAANNLIDMRWQSELSGLERQVDGISARISSPEGDYFLDALYLLAADGARSPIRSMLGLRLKGDNYEGRYVIADIRMDHDFPTERRAFFEPSGNPGGTVLIHKQPDDIWRVDYQLREGESEEEALKEENIRARVSAILADIGHTKPWELEWWSVYSANTLCLDDYRHERVFFIGDAAHIVPIFGVRGLNNGLADAENIGWKLALVLHGEADDRLLDSYSPERRGATLDVFANATKSTRFMTPPTRGWRLAREAALSLSLKHEFPRGLANPRQMQPYTYSDSVLNPMPHAMQPLPAGQPAAVSRRTLGWPTEATCSTTPAMA
- a CDS encoding enoyl-CoA hydratase is translated as MEMLNPHCGIDRDGRGVVRLSICNAGSLNILSSAVTNGVREGFEKLATEPDIRAVILAGQSEKSMIGGADIKEMAKLDQKSAEAFITRLRDLCEAVRQFPAPVIARLPGWCLGGGLEVAAACDFRIAAHDAKFGMPEVRVGIPSVIHAALLPRLIGWGRARWLVMTAENIDAPTALAWGLVDVVAKEGGLDAAVEHTVNALLECGPEALRIQKALLRQWEELPLTESVNLSVGVFGQSFLTGEPQRLMGEFLARKK
- a CDS encoding PaaI family thioesterase: MTMADTVDLFSATARRQRVVDWQAPGPVAKAAAGMSGLETMCAIRDGIMPPPPMARLIGFRMAVAEPGRIVMELDPHESLENTIGLLHGATSAALLDTAMGCAIATMQPAGQTSVTLDLKLTFLRPLSVRSGTIAAEGKVVKLGRQTSYAEGFVRDGVGDLAVHATATFSMIPGGNAK
- a CDS encoding TetR/AcrR family transcriptional regulator yields the protein MRYSKEHKQETHARIVKKASVRLREKGAHGIGVADLMKEAGLTHGGFYAHFDSREALVIEAFAYAMDRSVEHWRKIAAETPPEKRLSTIVDSYVSTVHRDDPGRGCAVPTLGAEIARESAKTRRAFSAKLEQLIDVMADQIPDVPRKTARKQAMGTLATMMGTLVMSRVAGSGELSEEILLAGREAALGRAVAAKPAAKKARAKAN
- a CDS encoding Imm1 family immunity protein encodes the protein MADLSISVHDAEPAARISTPTELERVIRLASEEARARKMLNIIILEAANGNHLSFVVGGDDTVLSFTYGHRNPPYYASRGAQASTHPIMTCYVGLVHHTEFAREYVISFERGLTAVQEFAESGALPQSMEWMET
- a CDS encoding LysR family transcriptional regulator, whose product is MLDQGDRSIDWDDFRFVLAIVRGGSVSAAAKQLSVDHATVIRRVDRLERHHSAKLFDRRKTGYLLTEAGQRVADSAEAMESTIVANQEAVGGSRAQLTGTVRIGAPDGFGSHFLAARLLKFTERYPDLDLQLVATARLFSLSKREADIAISLTMPKEGRIVGRKLLDYSLGLYAAPAYLDRAPKIASRSDLPGHRFVGYIEELLFTPELDYLPQVSPKISAKFRSANLIAQLNATIAGFGIAVLPHFMATAHPELRPVLPDEVRISRTFWMLMHADSKDLARIRAVADYICETVESERALFGGR